The DNA region ATGATATCCTAAAACAAGTTCTGGGAGACGGGCAGTATTATAATTGATTACGGATATTCATGATTATAGCCCGAAATCGTAGTCGCGCTCTACTTTTGCAATACGGACTTTGTATTGTTTGTACCAATGGGTTTTTCCCTTTTTTTGTGCGATTTGGTGGTCGGCATGGGCTTTCCATTTTTTTATGGCGTCTGCATCCCGCCAATACGATACGGTGACGCCTAAATCGTTTCGGGCGGTTTCAATACCTAAAAACCCATCTTGTTGGCTGGCTAATTCCACCATCAAATCGGCCATTATGGAATACCCTTTATCCTCTTCATTTTTTACCGAAGTAAAAATTACGGCATAATAGGGCGGAGTGGGTGTTTGTGCTAACATTTGTTCTTAATCTAGTTGATGCAACTAAAGACTTTGATTCTAATTAAATGTTCGGTAGGATTCTACTGTTTAATATATTCATTTACGTAACAGTCATAGCAGTCTCCTGTTAATAATAGAGTATCTCCATTAAAATCAATAATTTTCTTAAAACCAGTTTCATTAACAATCATTGTTCGGGGTTCATTAAAAATAATAGATTCCCTAACTTCAATGCTATATTTAGTTTTATAATTGAGTTGGCCGTTTAAGTAAAAATATAATGAGTCTGCTGATATTTCAAGTTTTCTTTCATTTCCAGTTGATTCGGGATTTTCTGTATTGCCCATAATTCCTCCAGATGAGCTAACCCAATTCCAGGTGCCAATTACATTTGGATTTAAATTGTCGTTTTCTTTTGAGCAGTTCAAAATTAAAAGTCCGATTAAGGCCAATGTTATATTTTTTTGCATGTCAACTGTTTTTTTATAAGACGAACACTTAATTAAAAGGTTGCTTATGAAAGTACTGCAATTTTAAAAATAAGTCTTAATCCAACTTCACACGTTCCTCCCGATTGGCCAGTTCCCAAGCGGTATAAAAAATTAAACGTGCTCGGGTTTCCAAAAATCCATAATTGATTTTATCGGGTGTATCGGTGGTTTTATGGTAATCAGCGTGGGTGCCATTAAAATAAAAGATAACGGGTATGTTGTGCTTGGCAAAGTTGTAGTGATCCGATCGGTAGTAAAATCGGTTGGGGTCGTCATCTTCGTTAAAAGTGTAATCGAATTCCAAATTAAAATATTTTTTGTTGATGGCTTCCGAAAGC from Tamlana crocina includes:
- a CDS encoding antibiotic biosynthesis monooxygenase, coding for MLAQTPTPPYYAVIFTSVKNEEDKGYSIMADLMVELASQQDGFLGIETARNDLGVTVSYWRDADAIKKWKAHADHQIAQKKGKTHWYKQYKVRIAKVERDYDFGL